The genomic window cccaatcctgttcctggagacctaccaggttttaatttcaacccacacctgattctactaattaccAGCTCaaaaagatctctagctgttgaatgaggagtgctttaTTGGAGTGACCACGGACAGGATGGtggagctccaggaacagggttgggaaccactgaccTACACATATAATTTAGGAACAAATTGGATGTTAACCCAAATCTTTTTCCCTGAGCAATTGTATTAGCatgaaataatatgaattattcaattcaatttttatcatacaatatataattattttatttatttcatgtagaTTTCTTTGGTTATCTTGACCAAACATTTTGGAGGGCACAGTACTGAGAAATGGCCGAAGTACAAATTATAGCATTTAAGcttttcacagaaaatattgagCCATAATGTGTCAGCTTACATTTTTTCCTCATAGAGTAATAACTTCATAGCTGATAGTAAGTTCAGTGAATTATTTGAATGCCCACAATTTATTGTTCTATAAATCATGCTTTAAGTACAGTATCGTAAAAcaatatttcacaataaaaaaatcgGCATGCCTTTTCATGACTCATAAAGCAGTTTCATTCAAAAATACTATTTCGTCCAAAAAATACATGCAATCCATTGTACAGAGTTATTACAATATGCTCGAACGCATTCTCTACCACTAATCTTGAAAACCTAGGTTAAAGTGTTGCACAAACTAGTTGCTATACAAAAGAACTGGGGATGcttcattccattttttaaaccaataacAGGCACTAGCGCTCCAGAAAGTCAATCCACAATTGGCAATTGCATTTGTTTGATATGTTTGCCCATTCGCAGATTTCCATATTGGCGACATCACCAAGGTTTCCGCTGGATGCGAGCAGACCTGCCCAGTTGAGGGACCTGAAAAGACCCTGTGGAATTGCCCATGGGATTGATGACTTTTGGCAGACCTTTTGTAATTTGAGAGACCGCTTGTTTATCCCTACACACGCCACTGGATAGTGGCTGCTCAAACTCCATTATAGGCCTGGATTCGGCAGGGGTATATGTATGTTCAGAGCCCTTGAACGGTACTGCTTTCCTGGGCAAGAATAGGGGCATGGGGAGGACATTCTTGTAAGGCAACTGATTAGACATCTCCCCTTGTCTACCCACCCCGATTTTCTGCTCGGGGAATCTCTGCACCCGGAAGTTGGTCACCAGTTCTTGTTCATAGCTCTCTTTCTTTACGGTGTCGTGCTCCGACAGAGTAATTCTAGGAA from Anguilla anguilla isolate fAngAng1 chromosome 8, fAngAng1.pri, whole genome shotgun sequence includes these protein-coding regions:
- the LOC118233216 gene encoding telethonin-like isoform X1; its protein translation is MHCSNRTHLVNAHCDVAEDNRRDREHYESEWLETRPRGKITLSEHDTVKKESYEQELVTNFRVQRFPEQKIGVGRQGEMSNQLPYKNVLPMPLFLPRKAVPFKGSEHTYTPAESRPIMEFEQPLSSGVCRDKQAVSQITKGLPKVINPMGNSTGSFQVPQLGRSARIQRKPW